The following are from one region of the Sciurus carolinensis chromosome 5, mSciCar1.2, whole genome shotgun sequence genome:
- the Tial1 gene encoding nucleolysin TIAR isoform X1 codes for MMEDDGQPRTLYVGNLSRDVTEVLILQLFSQIGPCKSCKMITEQPDSRRVNSSVGFSVLQHTSNDPYCFVEFYEHRDAAAALAAMNGRKILGKEVKVNWATTPSSQKKDTSNHFHVFVGDLSPEITTEDIKSAFAPFGKISDARVVKDMATGKSKGYGFVSFYNKLDAENAIVHMGGQWLGGRQIRTNWATRKPPAPKSTQENNTKQLRFEDVVNQSSPKNCTVYCGGIASGLTDQLMRQTFSPFGQIMEIRVFPEKGYSFVRFSTHESAAHAIVSVNGTTIEGHVVKCYWGKESPDMTKNFQQVDYSQWGQWSQVYGNPQQYGQYMANGWQVPPYGVYGQPWNQQGFGVDQSPSAAWMGGFGAQPPQGQAPPPVIPPPNQAGYGMASYQTQ; via the exons atACGTAGGTAACCTCTCCAGAGATGTGACAGAAGTCCTTATACTTCAGTTATTCAGTCAGATCGGACCCTGTAAAAGCTGTAAAATGATAACAGAG caacccGATAGCAGAAGGGTCAACTCTTCTGTTGGATTTTCTGTTTTGCAGCATACAAGCAATGACCCATATTGCTTTGTGGAATTTTATGAACACAGAGATGCAGCTGCTGCATTAGCTGCtatgaatgggagaaaaattttgggAAAG gaGGTCAAAGTAAACTGGGCAACAACACCAAGTAGCCAGAAAAAAGATACTTCCA ATCACTTCCATGTGTTTGTTGGGGATTTGAGTCCAGAAATTACAACAGAAGATATCAAATCAGCATTTGCCCCCTTTGGTAAAATATC GGATGCCCGGGTAGTTAAAGACATGGCAACTGGAAAATCCAAAGGCTATGGTTTTGTATCTTTTTATAACAAACTG GATGCAGAAAATGCAATTGTTCATATGGGAGGTCAGTGGTTGGGTGGCCGACAAATCAGAACCAATTGGGCCACACGCAAACCACCTGCACCTAAAAGTACACAAGAAA ACAACACTAAGCAGTTGAGATTTGAAGATGTAGTAAACCAGTCAAGTCCAAAAAATTGTACTGTGTACTGTGGAGGAATTGCTTCTGGGTTAACAG ATCAGCTTATGAGACAGACATTTTCACCATTTGGACAAATTATGGAAATAAGAGTTTTTCCAGAGAAGGGCTATTCATTTGTCAG attttCAACTCATGAAAGTGCAGCCCATGCCATTGTTTCAGTGAATGGTACTACAATTGAAGGACATGTGGTTAAATGCTATTGGGGTAAAGAATCTCCTGATATGACTAAAAACTTCCAACAG GTCGATTATAGTCAGTGGGGCCAGTGGAGCCAAGTATATGGAAACCCACAACAGTATGGACAGTATATGGCAAATGGGTGGCAAGTACCGCCTTATGGAGTATATGGACAACCATGGAATCAACAAGGATTTGGAGTAGA tcaATCACCTTCTGCTGCTTGGATGGGTGGATTTGGTGCTCAGCCTCCCCAAGGACAAGCTCCTCCCCCTGTAATACCTCCTCCTAACCAAGCTGGATATGGTATGGCAAGTTACCAAACACAGTGA
- the Tial1 gene encoding nucleolysin TIAR isoform X4, whose product MITEHTSNDPYCFVEFYEHRDAAAALAAMNGRKILGKEVKVNWATTPSSQKKDTSNHFHVFVGDLSPEITTEDIKSAFAPFGKISDARVVKDMATGKSKGYGFVSFYNKLDAENAIVHMGGQWLGGRQIRTNWATRKPPAPKSTQENNTKQLRFEDVVNQSSPKNCTVYCGGIASGLTDQLMRQTFSPFGQIMEIRVFPEKGYSFVRFSTHESAAHAIVSVNGTTIEGHVVKCYWGKESPDMTKNFQQVDYSQWGQWSQVYGNPQQYGQYMANGWQVPPYGVYGQPWNQQGFGVDQSPSAAWMGGFGAQPPQGQAPPPVIPPPNQAGYGMASYQTQ is encoded by the exons ATGATAACAGAG CATACAAGCAATGACCCATATTGCTTTGTGGAATTTTATGAACACAGAGATGCAGCTGCTGCATTAGCTGCtatgaatgggagaaaaattttgggAAAG gaGGTCAAAGTAAACTGGGCAACAACACCAAGTAGCCAGAAAAAAGATACTTCCA ATCACTTCCATGTGTTTGTTGGGGATTTGAGTCCAGAAATTACAACAGAAGATATCAAATCAGCATTTGCCCCCTTTGGTAAAATATC GGATGCCCGGGTAGTTAAAGACATGGCAACTGGAAAATCCAAAGGCTATGGTTTTGTATCTTTTTATAACAAACTG GATGCAGAAAATGCAATTGTTCATATGGGAGGTCAGTGGTTGGGTGGCCGACAAATCAGAACCAATTGGGCCACACGCAAACCACCTGCACCTAAAAGTACACAAGAAA ACAACACTAAGCAGTTGAGATTTGAAGATGTAGTAAACCAGTCAAGTCCAAAAAATTGTACTGTGTACTGTGGAGGAATTGCTTCTGGGTTAACAG ATCAGCTTATGAGACAGACATTTTCACCATTTGGACAAATTATGGAAATAAGAGTTTTTCCAGAGAAGGGCTATTCATTTGTCAG attttCAACTCATGAAAGTGCAGCCCATGCCATTGTTTCAGTGAATGGTACTACAATTGAAGGACATGTGGTTAAATGCTATTGGGGTAAAGAATCTCCTGATATGACTAAAAACTTCCAACAG GTCGATTATAGTCAGTGGGGCCAGTGGAGCCAAGTATATGGAAACCCACAACAGTATGGACAGTATATGGCAAATGGGTGGCAAGTACCGCCTTATGGAGTATATGGACAACCATGGAATCAACAAGGATTTGGAGTAGA tcaATCACCTTCTGCTGCTTGGATGGGTGGATTTGGTGCTCAGCCTCCCCAAGGACAAGCTCCTCCCCCTGTAATACCTCCTCCTAACCAAGCTGGATATGGTATGGCAAGTTACCAAACACAGTGA
- the Tial1 gene encoding nucleolysin TIAR isoform X3 has protein sequence MITEQPDSRRVNSSVGFSVLQHTSNDPYCFVEFYEHRDAAAALAAMNGRKILGKEVKVNWATTPSSQKKDTSNHFHVFVGDLSPEITTEDIKSAFAPFGKISDARVVKDMATGKSKGYGFVSFYNKLDAENAIVHMGGQWLGGRQIRTNWATRKPPAPKSTQENNTKQLRFEDVVNQSSPKNCTVYCGGIASGLTDQLMRQTFSPFGQIMEIRVFPEKGYSFVRFSTHESAAHAIVSVNGTTIEGHVVKCYWGKESPDMTKNFQQVDYSQWGQWSQVYGNPQQYGQYMANGWQVPPYGVYGQPWNQQGFGVDQSPSAAWMGGFGAQPPQGQAPPPVIPPPNQAGYGMASYQTQ, from the exons ATGATAACAGAG caacccGATAGCAGAAGGGTCAACTCTTCTGTTGGATTTTCTGTTTTGCAGCATACAAGCAATGACCCATATTGCTTTGTGGAATTTTATGAACACAGAGATGCAGCTGCTGCATTAGCTGCtatgaatgggagaaaaattttgggAAAG gaGGTCAAAGTAAACTGGGCAACAACACCAAGTAGCCAGAAAAAAGATACTTCCA ATCACTTCCATGTGTTTGTTGGGGATTTGAGTCCAGAAATTACAACAGAAGATATCAAATCAGCATTTGCCCCCTTTGGTAAAATATC GGATGCCCGGGTAGTTAAAGACATGGCAACTGGAAAATCCAAAGGCTATGGTTTTGTATCTTTTTATAACAAACTG GATGCAGAAAATGCAATTGTTCATATGGGAGGTCAGTGGTTGGGTGGCCGACAAATCAGAACCAATTGGGCCACACGCAAACCACCTGCACCTAAAAGTACACAAGAAA ACAACACTAAGCAGTTGAGATTTGAAGATGTAGTAAACCAGTCAAGTCCAAAAAATTGTACTGTGTACTGTGGAGGAATTGCTTCTGGGTTAACAG ATCAGCTTATGAGACAGACATTTTCACCATTTGGACAAATTATGGAAATAAGAGTTTTTCCAGAGAAGGGCTATTCATTTGTCAG attttCAACTCATGAAAGTGCAGCCCATGCCATTGTTTCAGTGAATGGTACTACAATTGAAGGACATGTGGTTAAATGCTATTGGGGTAAAGAATCTCCTGATATGACTAAAAACTTCCAACAG GTCGATTATAGTCAGTGGGGCCAGTGGAGCCAAGTATATGGAAACCCACAACAGTATGGACAGTATATGGCAAATGGGTGGCAAGTACCGCCTTATGGAGTATATGGACAACCATGGAATCAACAAGGATTTGGAGTAGA tcaATCACCTTCTGCTGCTTGGATGGGTGGATTTGGTGCTCAGCCTCCCCAAGGACAAGCTCCTCCCCCTGTAATACCTCCTCCTAACCAAGCTGGATATGGTATGGCAAGTTACCAAACACAGTGA
- the Tial1 gene encoding nucleolysin TIAR isoform X5 encodes MDARVVKDMATGKSKGYGFVSFYNKLDAENAIVHMGGQWLGGRQIRTNWATRKPPAPKSTQENNTKQLRFEDVVNQSSPKNCTVYCGGIASGLTDQLMRQTFSPFGQIMEIRVFPEKGYSFVRFSTHESAAHAIVSVNGTTIEGHVVKCYWGKESPDMTKNFQQVDYSQWGQWSQVYGNPQQYGQYMANGWQVPPYGVYGQPWNQQGFGVDQSPSAAWMGGFGAQPPQGQAPPPVIPPPNQAGYGMASYQTQ; translated from the exons AT GGATGCCCGGGTAGTTAAAGACATGGCAACTGGAAAATCCAAAGGCTATGGTTTTGTATCTTTTTATAACAAACTG GATGCAGAAAATGCAATTGTTCATATGGGAGGTCAGTGGTTGGGTGGCCGACAAATCAGAACCAATTGGGCCACACGCAAACCACCTGCACCTAAAAGTACACAAGAAA ACAACACTAAGCAGTTGAGATTTGAAGATGTAGTAAACCAGTCAAGTCCAAAAAATTGTACTGTGTACTGTGGAGGAATTGCTTCTGGGTTAACAG ATCAGCTTATGAGACAGACATTTTCACCATTTGGACAAATTATGGAAATAAGAGTTTTTCCAGAGAAGGGCTATTCATTTGTCAG attttCAACTCATGAAAGTGCAGCCCATGCCATTGTTTCAGTGAATGGTACTACAATTGAAGGACATGTGGTTAAATGCTATTGGGGTAAAGAATCTCCTGATATGACTAAAAACTTCCAACAG GTCGATTATAGTCAGTGGGGCCAGTGGAGCCAAGTATATGGAAACCCACAACAGTATGGACAGTATATGGCAAATGGGTGGCAAGTACCGCCTTATGGAGTATATGGACAACCATGGAATCAACAAGGATTTGGAGTAGA tcaATCACCTTCTGCTGCTTGGATGGGTGGATTTGGTGCTCAGCCTCCCCAAGGACAAGCTCCTCCCCCTGTAATACCTCCTCCTAACCAAGCTGGATATGGTATGGCAAGTTACCAAACACAGTGA
- the Tial1 gene encoding nucleolysin TIAR isoform X2, producing the protein MMEDDGQPRTLYVGNLSRDVTEVLILQLFSQIGPCKSCKMITEHTSNDPYCFVEFYEHRDAAAALAAMNGRKILGKEVKVNWATTPSSQKKDTSNHFHVFVGDLSPEITTEDIKSAFAPFGKISDARVVKDMATGKSKGYGFVSFYNKLDAENAIVHMGGQWLGGRQIRTNWATRKPPAPKSTQENNTKQLRFEDVVNQSSPKNCTVYCGGIASGLTDQLMRQTFSPFGQIMEIRVFPEKGYSFVRFSTHESAAHAIVSVNGTTIEGHVVKCYWGKESPDMTKNFQQVDYSQWGQWSQVYGNPQQYGQYMANGWQVPPYGVYGQPWNQQGFGVDQSPSAAWMGGFGAQPPQGQAPPPVIPPPNQAGYGMASYQTQ; encoded by the exons atACGTAGGTAACCTCTCCAGAGATGTGACAGAAGTCCTTATACTTCAGTTATTCAGTCAGATCGGACCCTGTAAAAGCTGTAAAATGATAACAGAG CATACAAGCAATGACCCATATTGCTTTGTGGAATTTTATGAACACAGAGATGCAGCTGCTGCATTAGCTGCtatgaatgggagaaaaattttgggAAAG gaGGTCAAAGTAAACTGGGCAACAACACCAAGTAGCCAGAAAAAAGATACTTCCA ATCACTTCCATGTGTTTGTTGGGGATTTGAGTCCAGAAATTACAACAGAAGATATCAAATCAGCATTTGCCCCCTTTGGTAAAATATC GGATGCCCGGGTAGTTAAAGACATGGCAACTGGAAAATCCAAAGGCTATGGTTTTGTATCTTTTTATAACAAACTG GATGCAGAAAATGCAATTGTTCATATGGGAGGTCAGTGGTTGGGTGGCCGACAAATCAGAACCAATTGGGCCACACGCAAACCACCTGCACCTAAAAGTACACAAGAAA ACAACACTAAGCAGTTGAGATTTGAAGATGTAGTAAACCAGTCAAGTCCAAAAAATTGTACTGTGTACTGTGGAGGAATTGCTTCTGGGTTAACAG ATCAGCTTATGAGACAGACATTTTCACCATTTGGACAAATTATGGAAATAAGAGTTTTTCCAGAGAAGGGCTATTCATTTGTCAG attttCAACTCATGAAAGTGCAGCCCATGCCATTGTTTCAGTGAATGGTACTACAATTGAAGGACATGTGGTTAAATGCTATTGGGGTAAAGAATCTCCTGATATGACTAAAAACTTCCAACAG GTCGATTATAGTCAGTGGGGCCAGTGGAGCCAAGTATATGGAAACCCACAACAGTATGGACAGTATATGGCAAATGGGTGGCAAGTACCGCCTTATGGAGTATATGGACAACCATGGAATCAACAAGGATTTGGAGTAGA tcaATCACCTTCTGCTGCTTGGATGGGTGGATTTGGTGCTCAGCCTCCCCAAGGACAAGCTCCTCCCCCTGTAATACCTCCTCCTAACCAAGCTGGATATGGTATGGCAAGTTACCAAACACAGTGA